The Thalassotalea sp. HSM 43 genome window below encodes:
- the napA gene encoding nitrate reductase catalytic subunit NapA, giving the protein MKLNRREFIKANAVAVAAATAGIAVPASASNLITSSDLTKLKWDKAPCRFCGTGCSVNVATMDGKVVATHGDIKSPVNKGLNCVKGYFLSKIMYGKDRLTQPLLRMKNGKYDKNGDFTPIEWDQAFDIMAEKAKAALKKNGENGVGMFGSGQWTIMEGYAAAKLYKAGFRSNNIDPNARHCMASAVVGFMRTFGIDEPMGCYDDIENADAFVLWGSNMAEMHPILWTRVTDRRLSAPHVKVAVLSTFEHRSFELADNGMVFVPQTDLAILNYIAHYIIETDRVNKDFVNKHTNFKIGNADIGYGLRPEHPLEKKAKNATKAGGSKPITFDEYAKFVSKYTAEYVSKLSGVSVDKLKELAEMYADPNTKVTSFWTMGFNQHTRGVWANNLVYNIHLLTGKISTPGNSPFSLTGQPSACGTAREVGTFAHRLPADMVVNNPDHRKKAEKLWKLPPGTINPELGYHAVLQNRMLKDGKTNFYWVQVNNNMQAAANMNEEGYPGYRNPDNFIVVSDPYPTVTAQAADLILPTAMWVEKEGGYGNAERRTQLWYQQVPPPEGAHSDLWQLVEFSKRFKVEEVWPADLIAKQPEVKGKTLFDVLFANGQVDKFKLDEIPDDRLNDEARYFGFYLQKGLFEEYASFGRGKAHDLAPFERYHEERGLRWPVVNGKETLWRFKEGSDPYVEAGTDFQFYGHKDGKAIIFALPYEPPAEVPDGEFDLWLSTGRVLEHWHSGSMTQRVPELYKAVPDAVVYMHPEDAQKRGFRRGDLVKIVSRRGEVQTRVETRGRNKPPVGLVFMPWFDASRLVNKVTLDATDPMSKETDFKKCAVRIEKA; this is encoded by the coding sequence ATGAAACTCAATCGTCGTGAATTTATTAAAGCAAATGCGGTAGCCGTTGCTGCTGCTACGGCCGGTATCGCGGTTCCAGCCAGTGCCTCTAATTTAATCACCAGTTCAGACTTAACCAAGTTAAAGTGGGACAAAGCGCCTTGTCGTTTCTGTGGCACGGGTTGTAGTGTCAACGTCGCCACTATGGACGGTAAGGTCGTTGCGACTCATGGTGATATTAAATCGCCGGTGAATAAAGGCCTTAACTGTGTGAAAGGTTACTTCCTGTCTAAAATCATGTACGGCAAAGACCGTTTGACTCAGCCATTGCTGAGAATGAAAAATGGCAAGTACGACAAAAATGGTGATTTTACCCCTATCGAATGGGATCAAGCCTTCGATATTATGGCGGAAAAAGCCAAAGCAGCGCTGAAGAAAAATGGCGAGAACGGTGTCGGTATGTTCGGCTCCGGACAGTGGACCATTATGGAAGGTTACGCCGCTGCAAAATTGTATAAGGCAGGTTTCCGCTCCAACAACATTGACCCGAATGCCCGTCACTGTATGGCATCTGCGGTTGTTGGCTTTATGCGTACCTTTGGTATTGATGAGCCGATGGGTTGTTATGATGATATTGAAAACGCCGATGCCTTCGTTCTGTGGGGCTCAAATATGGCGGAAATGCACCCTATCCTTTGGACTCGAGTGACCGACCGTCGTTTAAGTGCACCGCATGTTAAAGTCGCTGTACTGTCTACTTTTGAGCATCGCAGCTTTGAACTTGCAGATAATGGCATGGTGTTTGTTCCACAAACTGACTTAGCGATTCTTAACTATATCGCCCATTACATTATTGAAACCGATCGCGTAAACAAAGACTTTGTTAATAAACATACCAATTTTAAAATTGGTAATGCGGATATCGGTTATGGCTTACGTCCAGAGCATCCGCTAGAGAAAAAAGCCAAAAATGCCACAAAAGCTGGTGGCTCAAAACCAATTACGTTTGACGAATATGCTAAGTTCGTTAGCAAGTATACCGCCGAGTATGTATCGAAGCTATCAGGTGTCTCTGTCGACAAGTTAAAAGAATTAGCTGAGATGTATGCTGATCCAAATACCAAGGTTACTTCGTTTTGGACTATGGGCTTCAATCAACATACCCGTGGTGTTTGGGCAAATAACTTGGTTTACAACATCCATTTGTTAACCGGTAAGATTTCCACTCCGGGTAATAGCCCGTTTTCACTGACCGGCCAACCATCGGCGTGTGGTACGGCACGTGAAGTTGGTACCTTCGCGCATCGATTGCCAGCAGATATGGTTGTAAATAACCCTGATCATCGTAAAAAAGCCGAGAAACTTTGGAAACTGCCTCCGGGCACCATCAACCCTGAACTGGGTTATCATGCGGTATTGCAAAACCGTATGCTTAAAGATGGTAAAACCAACTTTTATTGGGTTCAGGTAAACAACAACATGCAAGCGGCAGCGAACATGAATGAGGAAGGTTACCCTGGCTATCGTAACCCAGACAACTTTATTGTGGTGTCAGACCCCTACCCAACGGTAACTGCGCAAGCAGCGGATTTGATACTACCAACGGCAATGTGGGTAGAAAAAGAAGGTGGCTATGGTAATGCCGAGCGCCGTACCCAATTGTGGTATCAACAAGTACCACCACCTGAAGGTGCCCACTCTGACTTATGGCAGCTGGTCGAGTTTTCCAAACGCTTTAAAGTGGAAGAGGTATGGCCGGCAGATTTGATTGCCAAGCAACCTGAGGTGAAAGGTAAAACGCTATTTGACGTATTGTTTGCTAATGGTCAAGTGGATAAGTTTAAACTGGATGAGATCCCTGATGACCGACTTAATGACGAAGCACGTTACTTTGGCTTCTACCTGCAAAAAGGCTTGTTTGAAGAGTATGCGTCATTTGGCCGTGGTAAGGCTCATGATTTAGCACCATTTGAACGATACCATGAGGAGCGCGGTTTGCGTTGGCCTGTGGTTAACGGCAAAGAGACGTTGTGGCGTTTCAAAGAAGGCAGTGACCCATACGTTGAAGCGGGTACTGACTTCCAATTTTATGGTCACAAAGACGGCAAAGCCATTATCTTCGCCCTACCGTACGAGCCACCAGCGGAAGTACCTGATGGTGAATTTGATTTATGGTTATCAACTGGACGAGTGCTTGAGCATTGGCATTCAGGCTCGATGACCCAACGTGTTCCTGAACTGTATAAAGCGGTACCAGATGCCGTGGTGTATATGCATCCAGAAGATGCGCAAAAACGCGGGTTCCGTCGTGGCGACTTGGTAAAAATCGTGTCTCGACGTGGTGAAGTGCAAACCCGAGTTGAAACCCGAGGTCGTAATAAACCGCC
- the napF gene encoding ferredoxin-type protein NapF: MTQPSRVADVSRRNFLRGRQWIKQPKLRLPWVINEKVFLDGCTQCGDCLSACPENILVKSDDGFVSVDFNIGECTFCEKCVDVCEQPLFRSTDEQAWSAHLNIKDNCLANNQIYCQSCKDVCDTRAMEFHYKSSIPTPSINQSQCTSCGACVNACPSQSLELIAVSEVSDE, from the coding sequence ATGACACAACCAAGTCGCGTTGCCGATGTTTCGCGGCGCAATTTTTTGCGTGGCCGGCAATGGATTAAACAACCTAAACTCCGACTGCCCTGGGTTATTAATGAAAAAGTCTTTCTTGATGGTTGCACTCAGTGCGGCGACTGTCTTTCCGCGTGCCCGGAAAACATTCTTGTAAAAAGTGACGATGGTTTCGTATCGGTTGATTTCAATATAGGTGAATGCACCTTTTGTGAAAAGTGTGTTGACGTCTGTGAGCAACCACTATTTAGAAGTACCGATGAGCAGGCTTGGTCTGCTCATCTCAATATAAAAGACAATTGCCTGGCTAATAACCAGATCTATTGTCAAAGCTGTAAGGATGTCTGCGACACCAGAGCGATGGAGTTTCACTATAAAAGCTCTATACCGACACCCAGCATCAATCAATCTCAGTGCACCAGTTGTGGTGCGTGTGTTAATGCATGCCCCAGCCAGTCGCTGGAGTTAATCGCGGTCTCGGAGGTAAGTGATGAGTGA
- a CDS encoding chaperone NapD — protein sequence MSETQEYHIASFISQIDVSQKDAAMQSIADTPGAEIHASNEQGKVVFTLEADNQGVIGQRADQLKLAPGMLTLAPVYHQYIEE from the coding sequence ATGAGTGAGACACAAGAATACCATATTGCGAGCTTTATCAGTCAAATTGACGTCTCGCAAAAAGACGCAGCAATGCAATCCATTGCCGACACACCCGGCGCCGAAATTCATGCAAGTAATGAACAAGGCAAAGTGGTTTTTACCCTTGAGGCCGATAATCAAGGTGTGATAGGGCAACGCGCCGATCAACTCAAACTGGCACCGGGTATGCTTACCCTAGCGCCAGTTTACCATCAGTATATTGAAGAATAG
- the napE gene encoding periplasmic nitrate reductase, NapE protein — protein MTEHIDIENQKKDERNTFIFLAVFLAPILSVAIVGGLGFAIWISQIIFGPPGVS, from the coding sequence ATGACTGAACATATCGATATTGAAAATCAGAAGAAAGATGAGCGTAATACCTTTATCTTTTTAGCGGTTTTTCTAGCACCGATTTTATCTGTCGCCATCGTTGGTGGCTTGGGTTTTGCGATTTGGATAAGCCAAATAATTTTTGGTCCTCCAGGGGTAAGCTAG